One part of the Novipirellula aureliae genome encodes these proteins:
- a CDS encoding biotin--[acetyl-CoA-carboxylase] ligase, whose amino-acid sequence MLDTVGKVDASVLAVIEELIDQCVLGSALACETSLSTNSDALSQLREQKFGDGMLPRLYFADVQTGGRGRQGNHWVSPNDALTFSLVLAQDSINEPTARLLSLAVGVATARAIEFVYAPVKCRLKWPNDVYVAGGKVAGILIETSQAFTDRIVIGIGVNVIESPTLESPDTTAMPQSLFAATGRRLSRHEVLEVIIRELVAVCEERLEAPQSILHQFRERCMLTGNQISFLESGRESQGLCRGISDNGSLMIQTPAGLRYCDSGAIRLVRLRG is encoded by the coding sequence ATGCTCGATACGGTTGGAAAAGTTGACGCGTCTGTCTTGGCGGTTATCGAAGAACTGATCGACCAATGCGTTTTAGGGTCCGCTTTGGCATGCGAGACCTCGCTATCGACCAACTCGGATGCATTGTCGCAGCTCCGTGAGCAGAAATTTGGTGACGGAATGTTGCCCCGGCTCTATTTCGCAGACGTGCAAACGGGCGGACGCGGTCGCCAAGGAAACCATTGGGTTAGCCCAAACGATGCGCTAACGTTCTCGCTCGTCCTCGCTCAAGATTCGATCAACGAGCCGACGGCGAGGCTGCTATCGCTTGCGGTCGGCGTGGCAACGGCTCGTGCGATCGAGTTCGTTTACGCTCCCGTCAAATGCCGATTAAAATGGCCAAACGACGTCTACGTGGCGGGTGGGAAAGTGGCTGGGATACTCATTGAAACCAGTCAAGCGTTTACCGATCGCATCGTGATTGGCATTGGTGTGAATGTGATCGAATCACCAACGCTCGAATCACCCGACACGACCGCCATGCCGCAATCGTTGTTCGCAGCCACAGGCCGTCGACTATCACGTCACGAAGTTCTCGAGGTGATCATCCGAGAGCTCGTTGCGGTATGCGAAGAACGACTGGAGGCCCCTCAAAGTATCCTGCACCAATTCCGCGAACGCTGCATGTTGACCGGAAACCAGATCTCTTTCTTAGAGTCTGGACGCGAAAGCCAGGGCCTATGCCGAGGCATTTCCGATAATGGTTCGCTCATGATCCAAACCCCAGCCGGACTGCGGTACTGCGACAGTGGGGCGATCCGGCTGGTACGGCTTCGCGGCTAA
- the hisF gene encoding imidazole glycerol phosphate synthase subunit HisF yields the protein MLAARVIPCLDVHNGRVVKGTNFINLRDAGDPVEVAKRYESEGADELVFLDITASHEDRDIILDVVRRTAEEVFMPLTVGGGIRGIDDVRALLSAGCDKVSINSTACKDPQFIRKAADRFGSQCIVVNIDPKRVDRDGKEFWEVHINGGRTPTGLEAVEWARRVEDLGAGEIVLTSMDADGTCDGYDLPITAAVSDAVSIPVVASGGAGGPKHLVDAIKIGKADAVLAASIFHFGQYTIEETKRVMQEAGIAVRLSSNQPSA from the coding sequence ATGCTCGCAGCTCGAGTGATACCCTGTTTAGATGTCCACAATGGACGTGTTGTCAAAGGCACAAATTTTATCAATCTGCGCGATGCGGGCGATCCGGTCGAAGTCGCCAAGCGATACGAGTCGGAGGGAGCGGATGAACTTGTCTTTTTGGATATTACCGCCAGCCACGAAGATCGCGATATTATTCTCGATGTTGTCCGACGGACTGCCGAGGAGGTGTTCATGCCGCTAACGGTCGGCGGAGGCATCCGAGGCATCGACGATGTCCGCGCATTGTTGTCAGCGGGCTGCGACAAAGTTTCTATCAATTCGACCGCTTGCAAGGATCCCCAGTTTATTCGAAAGGCCGCAGACCGATTCGGCAGTCAATGTATCGTCGTCAATATCGATCCCAAGCGAGTCGATCGCGACGGCAAAGAATTTTGGGAGGTCCATATCAATGGTGGAAGGACGCCAACGGGACTCGAGGCTGTTGAGTGGGCTCGGCGAGTCGAGGATTTAGGTGCCGGCGAAATCGTTTTAACAAGTATGGACGCCGATGGTACCTGCGACGGTTATGACTTGCCGATCACGGCGGCGGTAAGTGATGCGGTATCGATTCCGGTCGTCGCCAGTGGTGGAGCGGGTGGCCCGAAACACTTGGTCGATGCCATCAAAATAGGGAAAGCCGACGCGGTTCTAGCGGCCAGCATTTTCCATTTCGGTCAATACACCATCGAAGAAACAAAACGCGTCATGCAAGAAGCTGGGATAGCCGTTCGCTTGTCGTCCAACCAGCCATCGGCGTGA
- a CDS encoding fructosamine kinase family protein, whose amino-acid sequence MHDPCKRRLSYSPSVWPPQAASPPTTFTIDFLRQMKQTVQLALRELLDPSLVVVRTASLGGGCISQAMRVEIDPHSCSMSGNKTSGKKSIPATVFLKRNKPGFLPNFQCEHNGLIALAHSDWIKIPQPIAIGVSQQSSWLVTEWVCSSDFTSDGLSANEFYSRFGASLAKMHRATAGTRIGFSEDNFLGTTRQINTRNTENWIDFVAENRIGFQLRWAVDQNLADASLKQDCETILRGLDRLLEGRRGETSLLHGDLWSGNYLCGRDGEVVFIDPAVYHGCHEAEFGMIKLFGSCPESFYIAYQQTWPSDDWMSDGWQRRTNVYVLYHLLNHMNMFGRGYAGQCRRLASELAGVL is encoded by the coding sequence ATGCATGATCCGTGCAAGCGACGGTTGTCCTATTCACCAAGCGTTTGGCCACCTCAGGCTGCGTCCCCACCAACAACGTTCACCATCGACTTCCTAAGGCAGATGAAACAAACGGTCCAATTAGCACTCCGAGAGCTTCTTGATCCCTCGCTTGTCGTCGTACGCACTGCGTCGCTTGGAGGTGGTTGTATTAGCCAGGCAATGCGGGTCGAAATCGACCCACATTCCTGTTCGATGTCTGGCAATAAAACGTCTGGCAAAAAGTCGATCCCAGCAACGGTTTTCCTAAAGAGAAACAAGCCTGGATTTTTGCCCAATTTCCAATGCGAACACAACGGCTTGATCGCTTTGGCCCATTCTGATTGGATCAAAATACCACAACCGATTGCGATCGGCGTTTCGCAGCAGTCCTCCTGGCTGGTTACCGAATGGGTTTGTTCAAGCGATTTCACGTCGGATGGCTTGTCGGCGAACGAGTTCTATTCTCGCTTTGGTGCATCGTTAGCGAAAATGCACCGTGCGACCGCGGGTACGCGAATTGGTTTCTCGGAAGACAACTTTCTTGGTACGACCAGGCAGATCAATACGCGAAATACCGAAAATTGGATCGACTTTGTTGCTGAAAATCGAATCGGTTTCCAACTTCGCTGGGCCGTCGATCAAAACTTGGCGGATGCGAGCTTGAAACAAGATTGTGAAACGATTCTGCGCGGTCTCGATCGGCTGCTGGAAGGGCGGCGGGGTGAGACCTCGCTTTTGCATGGCGATTTATGGAGCGGCAACTACCTTTGTGGTCGAGATGGCGAGGTTGTTTTCATTGATCCGGCGGTTTACCACGGTTGTCACGAAGCGGAATTCGGCATGATCAAGCTGTTCGGATCGTGTCCAGAATCGTTCTATATCGCTTATCAGCAAACCTGGCCGAGTGATGATTGGATGTCCGATGGTTGGCAACGACGAACAAACGTCTATGTTTTGTATCACTTGCTCAACCACATGAACATGTTTGGTCGTGGTTACGCCGGTCAATGTCGCCGTCTAGCATCGGAGTTAGCTGGCGTTTTATAA